In Methanosarcinales archaeon, one genomic interval encodes:
- a CDS encoding H/ACA RNA-protein complex protein Gar1, with amino-acid sequence MKILGTVLHTSSHRNLVIRGDETEKIYIKSRSPGINSIVFDKKKKKIGKINDIFGPVKHPYFSVKLFKNVTNEYLRGFKNKNVYVN; translated from the coding sequence TTGAAAATACTTGGAACAGTACTTCATACTTCCAGCCATAGGAATTTAGTAATTAGAGGGGATGAAACAGAAAAAATATATATTAAATCAAGATCTCCCGGAATTAACTCAATAGTTTTCGACAAAAAAAAGAAGAAAATCGGGAAAATCAATGACATATTCGGGCCTGTAAAACATCCGTATTTTTCTGTTAAACTCTTTAAGAATGTTACTAATGAATATCTCAGAGGTTTCAAAAATAAAAACGTCTATGTTAATTGA
- a CDS encoding histidinol phosphate phosphatase domain-containing protein, which translates to MIDLHTHSIFSDGELLPSELVRRAVVKGYSTIAITDHVDFSNIEHVLKGIKKTKYIEDVWDIQVLSGVEITHVPPQKISKLVDLARKLGAEIIVVHGETLVEPVITGTNRAAIEAQADILAHPGLISKKDVELAAELGVCLEITARCGHNRANGHVAKISTEVGANLVVGTDSHSPDDLITDEDALKIAMGAGLNEKHAQDVLISKPLNLINNL; encoded by the coding sequence ATGATCGACCTGCATACCCATTCAATATTCAGTGACGGAGAACTGCTGCCCAGTGAGCTTGTGCGCAGAGCAGTGGTAAAAGGCTATTCTACAATTGCCATAACTGACCATGTGGATTTTTCCAATATTGAGCATGTATTGAAAGGGATTAAAAAAACCAAATATATTGAGGATGTCTGGGACATACAGGTACTCTCAGGGGTGGAGATCACACATGTTCCTCCCCAGAAGATATCAAAATTAGTAGATCTGGCAAGAAAACTGGGTGCTGAAATTATTGTCGTTCATGGTGAGACGCTTGTTGAACCCGTAATAACAGGAACAAACAGAGCTGCTATTGAAGCACAAGCTGATATTCTGGCTCATCCTGGACTGATATCAAAGAAAGATGTGGAATTGGCAGCAGAATTAGGAGTATGTCTTGAGATCACAGCCCGTTGTGGACATAATCGAGCTAACGGTCATGTGGCGAAGATATCAACAGAAGTTGGCGCAAACCTTGTGGTAGGAACTGATTCCCATTCACCCGATGACCTGATCACAGATGAAGATGCTCTTAAAATAGCAATGGGTGCGGGGTTGAATGAAAAACATGCACAAGACGTTCTTATTTCAAAACCTTTAAATCTAATAAACAACCTCTAA